In Ananas comosus cultivar F153 linkage group 10, ASM154086v1, whole genome shotgun sequence, the sequence TTATACGAGCTTTGGCCTGTTTTGCTTCCGCTAtccaattttagaaaaaattaattttaacacctaatcttcaatttttctcaaaataagcTACTCGATAGCTATTGTGatacaaaatttagatttattatttattttcataaaattatagTTGTATCAATTGTATGAATTATAGTAATCAAATCCGTGATAATAAACCagacattcaaaattttaagtttagctcaaactaaataaataaataattaaatatgtaaaattagaaaaagtgacagcacaaataaattttatacattttaaggTAAACAGTTCTTATCCTTGTCATCCTGATTAccttaggctgcgtttggttcgcattatgaaaaattactaggaataaaagatatacgagaatcttattcctattcatcctattactaagaatgtgaaatttctgtgtttggttcgcacggtaatattaattaaccNCGGACAACGAAACCGCCCGGGACCGGCATGCTTTCCACGCCATCACTCGTCATAACATTACAAACCCGAGGGCATTTTCGTCCAAacgttaaaaaagaaaaaaaagagtgaaaaaaaagaaaaagaaaaaaggaaaaaaaaaatttctccgtTCCTCTCTCGTGTCCCCGGACAAAGCGGCGGACTTTTGACATTTATCCAttccaatttttatttatttattcccCCCAACCCCCATTTTTTTATATCTCCAAACAAATCCTCAGTTGCAATATAAACGAGTCCCCGAGCTCCGAaacccttctccctctctctctctctctctctctcttcgtcgtcgtcgtcgtcgtcttttTCGTAGTGGTGGGGGTGGGTGAACTGATGCGCCAATGCCCAGGGTGGAGAGGCTCCTGCAAAGGGACTCCGGCCAAATCGCCGGGcagggaggaggcggcggcggcgcggcggcggcgggggatgCGGCGGAGCCCATCGCCGTCGGATCGGACGTGGTGGTGATCCTCGCCGCGCTCCTCTGCGCGCTGATCTGCGTCGTcggcctcgccctcgccgcgcGCTGCGCGTGGCggcgatcctccgccgccggcggcgccgccggAGGCGCCGGCGTCGCCGGAGCGCCGCGGAACAAGGGCTTGAAGAAGAAGGTGCTCCGCGCGCTCCCGAAGGTGTCGTACGGCGGGGCGGGGGGAGGGCTCGCGGAGTGCCCGATCTGCCTCGCGGAGTTCGTGGAGGGGGAGGAGATCCGGATCCTCCCCCACTGCGGCCACCGCTTCCACGTCGCCTGCGTCGACACCTGGCTCCGATCCCACTCCTCCTGCCCCTCCTGCCGCCGCATCCTCGTCGCCGACGCTCTTCCCCCGCCGCGCTGCCACAGATGCGGCGccagctcctcctcctccccctccgccgccgccgccgcaccctcgtcgtcgtcgtcgtcgtcggcgccggatccaaaccctaattccaGGTTTCTTCCCTAGTCgcccctcgccctcctcgcaCTTCACTTCTCTCTACCTAGGGTTTCGGTCGGAATGATCGAACCATAGTTGGGATTAATCACCATGTCAAAGTGTTCTAGTTAATTAAAATTCCTAAGTTTATATTGGGAATTATTTGTGTAAATAGCTCGGAAACAGTTACTCACAAGCTTCGATTAAGGGAATNTGGGAATTATTTGTGTAAATAGCTCGGAAACAGTTACTCACAAGCTTCGATTAagggaaaatatatatatatatatatatata encodes:
- the LOC109716841 gene encoding RING-H2 finger protein ATL80-like, which gives rise to MPRVERLLQRDSGQIAGQGGGGGGAAAAGDAAEPIAVGSDVVVILAALLCALICVVGLALAARCAWRRSSAAGGAAGGAGVAGAPRNKGLKKKVLRALPKVSYGGAGGGLAECPICLAEFVEGEEIRILPHCGHRFHVACVDTWLRSHSSCPSCRRILVADALPPPRCHRCGASSSSSPSAAAAAPSSSSSSSAPDPNPNSRFLP